The following are encoded in a window of Impatiens glandulifera chromosome 5, dImpGla2.1, whole genome shotgun sequence genomic DNA:
- the LOC124940409 gene encoding zinc finger CCCH domain-containing protein 11 gives MPPKPSKAEVAKKQKTVEDKTFGLKNKNKSKNVQKYVKSIQLSAQPKPDPSKLEAKKKKDEEKAREKELNDLFKVAVSQPKVPAGVDPKSILCEFFKAGQCAKGFKCKFSHDLNIQRKGEKIDIYSDKRDDEDTMEDWDQETLEKVVESKKNEYNPNRPTEIVCKHFLDAVEKKQYGWFWACPNGGKECHYRHALPPGYILKSQMKALLQEESEKMPIEEEIDAQRSKLTASTPLNTELFMQWKQKKLDEREAGLAAQRAERAKNDRMSGRELFLSDASLFVDDAEAYEGYHRDEEPNVNEPKVDANSAKDRPSNSTSIAGNHKAPPPAKDETDNDDIDEDDDDELDMDELDELEASLSRNVHINEAGPST, from the exons ATGCCACCGAAACCATCTAAAGCGGAGGTAGCTAAAAAGCAGAAGACCGTCGAAGACAAGACCTTTGGCctcaagaacaagaacaagTCTAAAAATGTGCAGAAGTATGTCAAATCCATCCAGCTATCCGCCCAGCCCAAGCCTGACCCATCGAAGCTCGAAGCTAAG AAAAAGAAGGATGAAGAGAAGGCTCGAGAGAAGGAGTTAAATGACTTGTTCAAAGTTGCTGTGAGCCAGCCCAAAGTCCCAGCTG GTGTTGATCCGAAGTCCATATTGTGTGAGTTCTTTAAAGCAGGGCAATGTGCTAAGGGATTTAAGTGCAAGTTCTCTCATGACCTGAATATTCAGAGGAAAGGCGAGAAGATTGATATTTATAGTGACAAGCGTGATGATGAAG ATACCATGGAGGACTGGGATCAAGAAACTTTGGAGAAGGTGGTGGAGTCCAAAAAGAATGAATATAACCCGAATAGACCAACTGAGATT GTTTGTAAGCACTTTCTAGATGCTGTGGAGAAGAAACAATACGGATGGTTTTGGGCTTGTCCTAATGGCGGCAAAGAATGCCACTACAGACATGCTCTTCCTCCGGGATATATTTTAAAGTCTCAGATGAAGGCATTGTTACAAGAGGAATCTGAAAAGATGCCTATTGAAGAAGAGATTGATGCTCAG CGATCGAAGCTAACTGCTTCAACTCCTCTCAATACTGAGCTTTTCATGCAATGGAAGCAGAAAAAGTTGGATGAAAGAGAAGCCGGTTTGGCTGCTCAAAGAGCAGAGAGGGCGAAGAATGACAGAATGAG TGGTCGCGAGCTCTTCCTGTCGGATGCTAGCTTGTTTGTGGATGATGCTGAGGCCTATGAAGGGTACCATCGTGATGAAGAACCAAATGTCAATGAACCGAAG GTTGATGCAAATTCAGCTAAGGATAGACCAAGTAATTCAACCTCCATTGCTGGTAATCATAAAGCTCCTCCTCCTGCCAAAGATGAGACCGACAATGATGATATTGAcgaagacgatgatgatgagCTGGATATGGACGAGTTAGATGAACTGGAAGCGAGCCTATCCAGAAATGTCCACATTAATGAGGCTGGTCCTAGCACATGA